A single region of the Eulemur rufifrons isolate Redbay chromosome 8, OSU_ERuf_1, whole genome shotgun sequence genome encodes:
- the LOC138389669 gene encoding guanylate-binding protein 1, giving the protein MDMASELRMPGPVCLIENTKGQLMVNPEALKTLSAITQPVVVVAIVGLYRTGKSYLMNKLAGQKKGFSLGSTVQSHTKGIWMWCVPHPKKPEHTLVLLDTEGLGDVEKGDNQNDSWIFAMAVLLSSTFVYNSIGTINQQAMDQLHYVTELTDQIRAKSSPDENEGEDSAEFVSFFPDFVWTLRDFSLDLEADGKTISADEYLENSLQLKQGTSQKVKNFNLPRLCIRKFFPKKKCFIFDRPTHRKKLSQLQTLHDDELDPEFVKQVAVFCSYIFSSSKIKTLSGGIKVNGPRLESLVLTYVGAISSGDLPCMENAVLSLAQIENSAAVQKAIAHYDQQMGQKVQLPTETLQELLDLHRTSEREAIEIFIRSSFKDVDHLFQKELAAQLEKRRDDFCKQNLKASSDRCSALLQDIFSPLEEEVKEGIYSIPGGYRLFMQKIQDLKKKYHQEPRKGIQAEEMLQTYLRSKESVTDAILQTDQTLTEKEREIEVERVKAESAQAAAKMLEELQKKNEQIMEEKDKSYQEHVRQLTEKMERDRAQLLQEQERTIALKLEEQDRLLREGFQNESRRLQNEIQTLQRNMSRSRKRCIIS; this is encoded by the exons ATGGACATGGCCTCAGAGCTCCGCATGCCAGGCCCAGTGTGCCTCATTGAGAACACCAAAGGGCAACTGATGGTTAATCCAGAAGCCTTGAAGACCCTGTCTGCCATTACCCAgcctgtggtggtggtggctatCGTGGGCCTCTACCGCACGGGCAAGTCCTACCTGATGAACAAGCTGGCTGGGCAGAAAAAGG GTTTCTCTCTGGGCTCCACAGTGCAGTCTCACACCAAAGGAATCTGGATGTGGTGTGTGCCTCATCCCAAGAAGCCAGAACATACCTTAGTTCTGCTGGACACCGAAGGCCTGGGAGATGTAGAGAAG GGTGACAACCAGAATGATTCCTGGATCTTTGCCATGGCCGTCCTCCTGAGCAGCACCTTTGTGTACAACAGCATAGGAACCATCAACCAGCAGGCCATGGACCAACTGCA CTATGTGACAGAGCTGACAGATCAAATCAGGGCAAAATCCTCACCTGATGAGAATGAGGGTGAGGATTCAGCTGAGTTTGTGAGCTTCTTCCCAGACTTTGTGTGGACTCTGAGAGATTTCTCCCTGGACTTGGAAGCAGATGGAAAAACCATCTCAGCAGACGAGTACCTGGAGAATTCCCTGCAGCTAAAGCAAG GTAccagtcaaaaagttaaaaattttaatctgcCCCGTCTCTGTATCAGGAAGTTCTTtccaaagaagaaatgttttatcTTCGATCGGCCTACTCACCGGAAGAAACTATCCCAGCTCCAGACACTACATGATGATGAGCTAGACCCCGAATTTGTGAAACAAGTTGCAGTCTTCTGTTCCTACATCTTTAGCAGTTCCAAAATTAAAACACTTTCAGGAGGCATCAAGGTCAATGGACCTC GTCTAGAGAGCCTGGTGCTGACCTATGTCGGTGCCATCAGCAGTGGGGATCTGCCCTGCATGGAGAACGCAGTCCTGTCCTTGGCCCAGATAGAGAACTCGGCTGCAGTGCAAAAGGCCATTGCCCACTATGACCAGCAGATGGGCCAGAAGGTGCAGCTGCCCACAGAGACCCTCCAGGAGCTGCTGGACCTGCACAGGACCAGTGAGAGGGAGGCCATCGAAATCTTCATCAGGAGTTCCTTCAAAGATGTAGACCATCTATTTCAAAAGGAATTAGCG GCCCAGCTAGAAAAAAGGCGGGATGACTTTTGCAAACAGAATCTGAAAGCATCATCAGATCGTTGTTCAGCTTTACTTCAGGATATTTTCAGTCCTCTAGAAGAAGAAGTGAAGGAGGGTATTTACTCTATACCAGGGGGCTATCGTCTCTTTATGCAGAAGATACAAGACCTGAAGAAAAAGTACCATCAGGAACCGAGGAAGGGGATACAG GCTGAAGAGATGCTGCAGACGTACTTGAGGTCCAAGGAGTCTGTGACTGATGCAATTCTACAGACAGACCAGACtctcacagaaaaagaaagggagattGAAG TGGAACGTGTGAAGGCTGAATCTGCACAGGCTGCAGCAAAAATGTTGGAGGAACTGCAAAAGAAGAATGAGCAGATCATGGAAGAGAAGGATAAGAGCTATCAGGAACATGTAAGACAATTGACAGAGAAGATGGAGAGAGACAGGGCCCAGCTGTTGCAAGAGCAAGAGAGGACCATCGCTCTTAAACTTGAG GAACAGGACCGACTGCTCCGGGAGGGATTCCAAAATGAGAGCCGAAGACTTCAAAATGAGATACAGACTCTCCAGAGGAACATGAGCAGATCAAGAAAGAGATGTATCATAAGCTAA